The genomic DNA CACACCTGGAATTACCATGCTTCAATCACTTTCATCTATAGCCGTTGCTCTTGTTGCGCCAACCAGTCTTCTAATTCATTCTCCAAGCGTTAATCCTGAGCCTTTATTTGCACCGTCGCGTCCCCTGCTGATTGCTCACCAGGACGTGAGGGATGGCACGATTAATGGCAGACTGCATCTAGATCCAGATGATTCTCCGTTTGCTGGGCAGCCCAGCCTGACGTGGTTTCATCTGTATTCAGGGAATGATGCGATTACGCTTGCTAACTGTAATTGCAACCTGCTTGTTTACGACGCTCAGAATCAGCAAGTTGCAAAGCCTGAACTCTCCGAAACCGAGATGGAAGGACATCGCGAACGCCCGATTACCGCAAGTATCACATTTCCCAAAGCAGGAACTTATCAGGTCGTTTTGACTGGACAGCCCAAAGCAGAAGGCGAGTTTCAGCCGTTTAGAATTGCAGTTCCAATCGTAGTTCGTCCCTGAAGACGTTAAAGCAGTCATCCTTGTAGCGCGGACAAGGCAAAGAATTACGGTTTGCCAACCATGCTCCTCGCCAATCAGGGTGCTTCTACGTTTACTGAAGAGTTAGCTGAAGATTGCTTTGCTCAAGATTGCTGAGTATCTACGTAAAGCTTATCGCCTCTGGAGCCTTGCCATGCTGAAGCTTCACTATCATTCAACGCTTCTGCTGTTTGTGAGAGTCACTGTTCTCATCATGATCGCCTCTACTATTTTGGCGGCATTCTGTCGATTACATTGCCGAATATTCTGATCCCTCACCTGTCAGATTGTTAGTTTGCCTGTAAACAGCAGTAATAGATTTCTCTGCCTGGATACTTTGCAGAATTGCGTCAGGGATTACAGCTCATTCACCCTCATTTATTTTCTACAGGATTGTGTAGACCATGTTGAAACTCAAATCAGTTCATTTCGAGCAGCAGCAATTTCAAGTTCATTGCCTGAAACAGACCTATGCTGGACAACTCGAATGGTTAATTGGACGGAATCAAAGCTGTGATTTGGTATTATCCAGTCCTGAGGTCAGCAGGGTTCATGGAAGAGTGATCCATTTCGATGGTGCCTATTACTTTGTGGATGTCGGCAGCACTTCTGGATCGCTGCTCAATGGTGCCTCTGTCACGGCAAATCATCGATATCTGCTGCGATTAGGCGATTTGTTGCAGCTTGGCGAGGTTCTGCTCTACGTTGAGGAAATATCGCCGCCTGCCCTGTCTGGCGCAATGCCGTCTTCGGTGCTTCAAGAACCAGAGGAACCCTGGGCTGGGGAGGATATTGTCTGTCAGTGTCGCCGAATTGTTCAAGAAACGCCAGACGTCAAAACGTTTTCATTTGTTGCTGATCCGCCTGTTTTGTTTAATTTCAAACCCGGACAGTTTGTGAATTTAGAAGTTGAAATTGATGGAAAGCCCGTGGTGCGCTGCTACTCAATTTCATCCTCCCCGACTCGTCCCTACTCAATTGATTTAACCGTCAAGCGATCGCCCGGACTGGGTGAAAAAACAAAAGCGCCGCGTGGCTTGGTTTCAAACTGGCTTCACGATCATTTCAAGGTAGGTGATCGGGTTCGGTTCCTGGGCGGTGCAATGGGACACTTTACCTGTTTACCCAAGGTACCTGCAAAGATGCTGCTGATCTCGGCAGGGAGCGGCATTACGCCTCTGATGTCGATGGCTCGTTGGGTGAAGGATACGCTGCTGGACACAGACATTGTGTTTCTGTATAGCACCCGTACCCCAAGGGACTTTATCTTCAGAACTGAGCTAG from Leptolyngbya ohadii IS1 includes the following:
- a CDS encoding FHA domain-containing protein; its protein translation is MLKLKSVHFEQQQFQVHCLKQTYAGQLEWLIGRNQSCDLVLSSPEVSRVHGRVIHFDGAYYFVDVGSTSGSLLNGASVTANHRYLLRLGDLLQLGEVLLYVEEISPPALSGAMPSSVLQEPEEPWAGEDIVCQCRRIVQETPDVKTFSFVADPPVLFNFKPGQFVNLEVEIDGKPVVRCYSISSSPTRPYSIDLTVKRSPGLGEKTKAPRGLVSNWLHDHFKVGDRVRFLGGAMGHFTCLPKVPAKMLLISAGSGITPLMSMARWVKDTLLDTDIVFLYSTRTPRDFIFRTELAEMTAQMPNFHLAVTLTRPSPNQAWMGLTGRVSESMLNLVVPDLLERSVYVCGSEGFTENVKSILEAIHFPMSNYYSESFGGSQEPPTQPLISDFPPSPTRSAAPAAAKPQNGQRNGHHPTSSPSTASPSTATNTLSIVTFAQSDREVLANSSSSLLELAEQAGVTIRSACRVGACGACKVATRDGKVQYDNRPPALTPADEEVGYALACVARPAGALVVEA